One Candidatus Polarisedimenticolaceae bacterium DNA segment encodes these proteins:
- a CDS encoding response regulator has translation RLRAVIVDDEEPARERLRMLLSELGEVSVVAEAADGEEALEAVTRENPDVVFLDIQMPGITGLEVAASLPSPGPRVVFCTAYDKYAVDAFELHAADYLLKPINRARLAATVERLRSPGRAELPVSATGAPTRFLARRGNRWFVVPAADVVVFTSEASATKLQTGAEYFWVEPALNDLERRLDGSRFFRVSRAAIVNLDAVREVVPLGSGLAEVVVSTGERLEVSRRRFRELMERLG, from the coding sequence ATCGGCTCCGCGCGGTGATCGTGGACGACGAGGAGCCCGCCCGGGAGCGGCTGCGGATGCTCCTGTCCGAGCTCGGCGAGGTCTCCGTCGTCGCCGAGGCGGCCGACGGCGAGGAGGCCCTCGAGGCGGTGACCCGCGAGAACCCGGACGTGGTCTTCCTCGACATCCAGATGCCGGGGATCACCGGGCTCGAAGTCGCCGCGTCGCTCCCGTCGCCGGGTCCGCGCGTGGTCTTCTGCACCGCGTACGACAAGTACGCCGTCGATGCCTTCGAGCTGCACGCCGCCGACTACCTCCTCAAGCCGATCAATCGCGCGCGGCTGGCGGCGACCGTCGAGCGCCTGCGCTCCCCCGGGCGCGCGGAGCTTCCCGTGTCGGCGACCGGAGCCCCCACGCGGTTTCTCGCGCGCCGCGGGAACCGGTGGTTCGTCGTCCCGGCGGCCGACGTCGTCGTCTTCACCTCGGAGGCCTCCGCAACCAAGCTCCAGACGGGGGCGGAGTACTTCTGGGTCGAGCCTGCCCTCAACGACCTCGAGCGCCGTCTGGACGGTTCGCGCTTCTTCCGGGTGTCCCGGGCGGCGATCGTGAATCTCGACGCCGTGCGCGAGGTGGTCCCCCTCGGGAGCGGGCTCGCGGAGGTGGTGGTGTCGACGGGCGAGCGCCTCGAGGTGAGCCGCCGGCGGTTCCGGGAGCTGATGGAGCGGCTGGGTTAG
- a CDS encoding MFS transporter — protein sequence MSDFHPSTRFYRFTVLFFAAFILFGSYFAYDSVGALVEALMKKFGVGREAIGFTYTMYSLAAIPTVFLGGWLVDRLGTRRASLLFSLLVTAGSVVVAFAPSIEVLYVGRLIFGMGSESLVVAQSAILARWFTGKELALAFGIALTVSRLGTLFTFNTEALLAERFSPEFALWTAAALCAASLVINLVYNLLDKKAEPVLKLREAGTDKVDLKDATRFGSSFWFVTLLCVTFYSAIFPFTALSTDFFAEKWGLPMTAGQEGGFLASAFSNYLHMFSTAPGTTSIIIFASMVFAPFAGTLVDKMGRRASLMIVGSLLMIPAHLALGLTDIPPAIPMIVLGAAFVLVPAAMWPSVPLVVEPKLVGTAFGLMTAVQNIGLMAFPWLNGKLRDATHGYVASQVMFASLGLAGLAFAILLLRADKRNGGALERPGSGA from the coding sequence ATGAGCGACTTCCACCCGTCGACGCGCTTCTACCGCTTCACGGTCCTGTTCTTCGCGGCGTTCATCCTCTTCGGGAGCTACTTCGCGTACGACAGCGTCGGCGCCCTCGTCGAAGCCCTCATGAAGAAGTTCGGCGTCGGCCGCGAGGCGATCGGCTTCACCTACACCATGTACAGCCTCGCGGCGATCCCGACCGTCTTCCTCGGCGGCTGGCTGGTGGACCGGCTCGGCACGCGGCGCGCGAGCCTGCTCTTTTCGCTCCTGGTCACCGCGGGCTCGGTCGTCGTCGCCTTCGCGCCGTCGATCGAGGTCCTGTACGTCGGCCGGCTGATCTTCGGCATGGGGTCGGAGTCGCTCGTCGTCGCCCAGAGCGCGATCCTGGCCCGGTGGTTCACGGGGAAGGAGCTCGCCCTCGCGTTCGGGATCGCGCTGACCGTGAGCCGGCTGGGGACGTTGTTCACCTTCAACACCGAGGCGCTGCTCGCCGAGCGTTTCAGCCCCGAGTTCGCGTTGTGGACCGCGGCGGCGCTGTGCGCGGCGAGCCTCGTGATCAACCTCGTCTACAACCTCCTCGACAAGAAGGCCGAGCCGGTCCTCAAGCTGCGCGAGGCGGGGACCGACAAGGTCGACCTCAAGGACGCGACCCGCTTCGGCTCCTCCTTCTGGTTCGTCACCCTGCTGTGCGTGACCTTCTACTCGGCGATCTTCCCGTTCACGGCCCTCTCCACCGATTTCTTCGCCGAAAAATGGGGCCTGCCGATGACCGCGGGCCAGGAGGGCGGGTTCCTGGCCTCCGCCTTCTCGAACTACCTGCACATGTTCTCGACGGCGCCCGGCACCACCTCGATCATCATCTTCGCGTCGATGGTCTTCGCCCCCTTCGCCGGCACCCTCGTCGACAAGATGGGCCGCCGCGCGAGCCTGATGATCGTCGGATCGCTGCTCATGATCCCCGCGCACCTCGCGCTCGGGCTCACGGACATTCCGCCGGCGATCCCGATGATCGTTCTCGGTGCCGCGTTCGTCCTGGTTCCCGCCGCGATGTGGCCGTCGGTCCCCCTGGTCGTCGAGCCGAAGCTCGTCGGCACCGCCTTCGGCCTGATGACCGCCGTGCAGAACATCGGCCTCATGGCGTTCCCGTGGCTCAACGGGAAGCTTCGCGATGCCACGCACGGATACGTCGCGAGCCAGGTGATGTTCGCCTCCCTCGGCCTCGCGGGCCTCGCCTTCGCGATCCTGCTGCTGCGCGCCGACAAGCGGAACGGCGGCGCACTGGAGCGGCCGGGATCGGGGGCCTAA
- a CDS encoding AbgT family transporter has protein sequence MPATRVLRLLGAVERAGNLLPHPASLFVILALLVVGMSAVGASLDLQVVHPGTKETVRAVSLLSVEGLHRIVTSMVTNFTSFAPLGTVLVAMLGIAVAEGSGLIAAALKLLVLASPRRLLTTVIVFSGVMSNMASEIGYVLLVPLAAIVFAGAGRHPLAGIAAAFAGVSGGYSANLLLGTVDPLLAGLTEEAARIVDPSIHVNPSANYYFMAASTFVVTLAGVWVTERIVVPRLGAWSGERSEGEALNTPLTRAQRRGLAWAAVAAAAFAAVLLWGTVPADGFLRDAKTGSLLRSPFMSGIVAFIFLGGLAVGGAYGIAAGTLRRDADVVKAMTKQMETLGSYLVLVFFAAQFVAFFNWTNLGLILAVRGAEALQSSGLGGIPLIVGFVALTSSVNLLIGSASAKWAIMAPVFVPMFMLLGYSPELTQAAYRVGDSVSNVISPTMSYFALIVAFAQRYDPKAGMGTIVATMLPYTVVFLIVWGALLAGWYALGLPLGPGAGLVYPAQP, from the coding sequence ATGCCCGCCACCCGCGTCCTTCGCCTCCTCGGCGCCGTCGAGCGCGCGGGGAATCTGCTTCCCCATCCCGCATCCCTCTTCGTGATCCTGGCGCTCCTCGTGGTCGGGATGTCCGCCGTCGGCGCGTCCCTGGACCTCCAGGTGGTCCATCCGGGCACGAAGGAGACGGTGCGCGCCGTGAGCCTGCTCTCCGTCGAGGGGCTGCACCGGATCGTGACCTCGATGGTCACGAACTTCACGTCGTTCGCCCCGCTCGGCACGGTCCTCGTCGCGATGCTGGGGATCGCGGTCGCCGAGGGGAGCGGCCTGATCGCCGCCGCGCTGAAGCTGCTCGTCCTCGCGTCGCCCCGCCGCCTGCTCACGACGGTGATCGTCTTCTCCGGCGTGATGTCGAACATGGCGAGCGAGATCGGCTACGTCCTTCTCGTCCCGCTCGCCGCGATCGTCTTCGCCGGCGCGGGACGGCATCCGCTCGCGGGGATCGCCGCGGCGTTCGCCGGGGTCTCCGGCGGCTACAGCGCCAACCTCCTGCTCGGAACCGTCGACCCGCTGCTCGCCGGCCTCACGGAGGAGGCGGCGCGCATCGTCGATCCGTCGATTCACGTCAACCCTTCCGCGAACTACTACTTCATGGCCGCGAGCACGTTCGTCGTCACGCTCGCCGGCGTCTGGGTCACCGAACGGATCGTCGTCCCCCGGCTGGGCGCGTGGTCGGGAGAGCGTTCGGAGGGGGAGGCGCTGAACACCCCCCTCACCCGAGCCCAGCGCCGGGGGCTCGCCTGGGCGGCGGTCGCCGCGGCGGCGTTCGCCGCCGTCCTGTTGTGGGGGACGGTGCCGGCGGACGGCTTCCTGCGCGACGCGAAGACGGGGAGCCTGCTCCGATCGCCGTTCATGTCGGGGATCGTCGCGTTCATCTTCCTGGGCGGGCTTGCCGTCGGCGGGGCGTACGGGATCGCCGCGGGAACGCTCCGCCGGGACGCCGACGTCGTGAAGGCGATGACGAAACAGATGGAGACGCTGGGCTCCTACCTCGTGCTCGTCTTCTTCGCCGCGCAGTTCGTGGCCTTCTTCAACTGGACGAACCTCGGCCTGATCCTCGCCGTCCGCGGCGCGGAGGCGCTCCAGTCGAGCGGCCTCGGCGGCATCCCCCTGATCGTGGGCTTCGTCGCCCTCACGTCGTCCGTGAACCTCCTCATCGGGAGCGCCTCGGCGAAGTGGGCGATCATGGCGCCGGTTTTCGTCCCGATGTTCATGCTGCTCGGCTACTCCCCCGAGCTCACCCAGGCCGCCTACCGCGTGGGGGACAGCGTCTCCAACGTGATCTCGCCGACGATGAGCTACTTCGCCCTCATCGTGGCCTTCGCCCAGCGGTACGACCCGAAGGCGGGGATGGGGACGATCGTGGCGACGATGCTTCCCTACACCGTCGTCTTCCTGATCGTCTGGGGAGCGCTGCTCGCGGGGTGGTACGCGCTCGGACTTCCGCTCGGGCCGGGGGCCGGACTGGTCTATCCTGCGCAGCCCTGA
- a CDS encoding glycosyltransferase family 2 protein translates to MILALAALALAALPAALFFRNRAVYLPPPFPTTGRRPPAVSVLIPARNEEISIGAALEAVRKSRGIEFEVVVLDDGSTDATAAIVRDAGVRLESAPPLPPGWCGKQHACHVLASHARHEVLVFVDADVRLAPDALARMAAFVEDRGVDLASGFPRQETVTFLEKLLLPMMHWVLLGFLPIDAMRRRPDPSFGAGCGQLFVAKRDAYAKAGGHAAIRASLHDGVKLPRAFRAAGWKTDLFDATDLATCRMYRNAGEVWRGLAKNATEGMASPGGIVPWTVLLGGGHVLPFVLLALGIEPLVTACACALSLAPRVAAAARFRQSLPGAVLHPIGVAVLLSIQWTAFLGRLAGRRPSWKGRSYGEADAR, encoded by the coding sequence GTGATCCTCGCACTCGCGGCCCTCGCCCTCGCCGCTCTCCCCGCAGCGCTGTTCTTCCGCAATCGCGCGGTCTACCTGCCGCCGCCGTTCCCGACGACGGGTCGGCGCCCGCCCGCCGTCTCGGTGCTCATCCCCGCGCGCAACGAGGAGATCTCGATCGGCGCCGCGCTCGAGGCGGTCCGGAAGAGCCGGGGGATCGAGTTCGAGGTCGTCGTCCTCGACGACGGCTCGACCGACGCCACCGCGGCGATCGTGCGCGACGCCGGCGTGCGCCTGGAATCGGCCCCCCCGCTTCCGCCCGGCTGGTGCGGAAAACAACACGCCTGCCACGTGCTCGCGTCCCACGCCCGCCACGAGGTGCTCGTCTTCGTGGACGCCGACGTGCGCCTGGCTCCCGACGCCCTCGCCCGGATGGCGGCGTTCGTGGAGGATCGCGGCGTCGATCTCGCGAGCGGGTTCCCTCGCCAGGAGACGGTCACCTTCCTCGAGAAGCTGCTGCTCCCGATGATGCACTGGGTCCTGCTCGGCTTCCTTCCGATCGACGCGATGCGCCGCCGTCCCGACCCGAGCTTCGGCGCCGGGTGCGGCCAGCTGTTCGTGGCGAAGCGGGACGCCTACGCGAAGGCCGGCGGCCACGCCGCGATCCGCGCGTCGCTGCACGACGGCGTGAAGCTCCCCCGCGCCTTCCGTGCGGCGGGATGGAAGACCGACCTTTTCGACGCCACGGACCTCGCGACCTGCCGGATGTACCGGAACGCCGGCGAGGTCTGGCGCGGTCTCGCGAAGAACGCGACCGAGGGGATGGCCTCCCCCGGCGGGATCGTGCCGTGGACGGTCCTCCTCGGAGGCGGGCACGTGCTGCCGTTCGTGTTGCTCGCGCTCGGGATCGAGCCCCTCGTGACCGCGTGCGCGTGCGCGCTCTCCCTCGCGCCGCGAGTGGCGGCGGCCGCCCGTTTCCGGCAGTCTCTCCCGGGCGCCGTGCTCCATCCGATCGGCGTCGCCGTCCTCCTCTCGATCCAGTGGACCGCCTTCCTGGGACGCCTCGCCGGTCGACGCCCCTCGTGGAAGGGGCGGTCCTACGGCGAGGCGGACGCCCGCTGA
- a CDS encoding lysophospholipid acyltransferase family protein yields MSLPPIRRPLLWGFTLSGRRLMRRHFNAVRVLGEVRPGDPGIAPAIVVMNHPSWWDPLTALVLARGPLFGRTHYAPIEAKQLSRYRVFASLGFFGVDASAAGARAFLSTSLAICASPRATLWVTAQGRFSDPRERPVALLPGVGRLASRLSGGVVWPLAVEYPFWTERVPEALVHWGRPLAIESGRSAEGWTAAISAELAGAMDRLAAASLARDATAFTTLLAGRRARHGVAP; encoded by the coding sequence GTGAGCCTGCCCCCGATCCGGCGGCCGCTGCTGTGGGGGTTCACCCTCTCCGGCCGGCGACTGATGAGGCGGCACTTCAACGCGGTCCGCGTGCTCGGGGAGGTCCGCCCGGGAGACCCCGGAATCGCCCCCGCGATCGTCGTGATGAACCACCCCTCGTGGTGGGACCCGCTGACCGCCCTCGTCCTGGCGCGCGGCCCGCTCTTCGGTCGAACCCACTACGCCCCGATCGAGGCGAAGCAGCTTTCGCGGTACCGCGTCTTCGCGAGCCTGGGGTTTTTCGGGGTGGACGCGAGCGCGGCGGGGGCGCGGGCGTTCCTCTCGACCTCCCTGGCGATCTGCGCCTCTCCGCGCGCGACGTTGTGGGTCACCGCGCAAGGACGGTTCTCCGACCCCCGCGAGCGGCCGGTCGCGCTGCTGCCCGGCGTCGGCCGGCTCGCCTCGCGCCTGTCGGGCGGCGTCGTCTGGCCCCTCGCCGTCGAATACCCCTTCTGGACCGAGCGCGTCCCCGAGGCGCTGGTGCACTGGGGACGTCCCCTCGCGATCGAGTCCGGCCGATCCGCCGAGGGGTGGACGGCGGCGATCTCCGCGGAGCTCGCCGGCGCGATGGACCGGCTCGCGGCGGCCTCCCTCGCGCGCGACGCGACGGCGTTCACGACGCTTCTCGCCGGCCGGCGCGCGCGCCACGGGGTCGCCCCGTGA
- the crtI gene encoding phytoene desaturase family protein has translation MARAGRVGVIGGGLAGLASAATLAARGYRVVLFEANDWLGGKAAVLEEGGFRFDMGPTILTMPSVLRKIWAEASRELDRDLELIRLDPQWRCFFDDRSVLDLREDTELMVATLRDYAPGSVEGYRRFQRYAGRLHDISERYFFWKPIGSIADMFRLRDSFTAGSLGDVLALRPGATVAGTIRFHVPDARVAQMLDHYVQYIGSSPYNAPAVLCGIASMQSKEGIWYPRGGTGAVPRALEHLGRELGVDYRTGTGVRRIVVESGAVVAIETDAGERVAVDAVVSNMDAVRTHRELLERGEGAPFLGRRRYEPACSGVVLYLGLSRRYDHLAHHNFVFSRDPEEEFDAIYRKGEPAPDPTAYVAATTFSEPGTAPPGGEALYVLVHTPYLRDRHDWSRMFPEYRRTILRKLERTMGLEGLERRIVIERHLTPADIHRRYRVLNGAIYGLASHGRFLGAFKPSNRSADVRGLYLAGGAAHPGPGMPMVLMSGWIAADALDHDGEAVA, from the coding sequence ATGGCAAGGGCGGGCCGGGTGGGAGTGATCGGCGGTGGGCTCGCGGGACTCGCGTCGGCGGCGACGCTCGCCGCCCGCGGCTACCGCGTCGTGCTCTTCGAGGCGAACGACTGGCTCGGCGGCAAGGCGGCGGTCCTCGAGGAAGGGGGCTTCCGATTCGACATGGGGCCGACCATCCTCACGATGCCCTCGGTCCTGCGGAAGATCTGGGCCGAGGCGTCGCGCGAGCTCGACCGCGACCTCGAGCTGATCCGCCTCGACCCGCAGTGGCGGTGCTTCTTCGACGACCGGTCCGTCCTCGACCTGCGCGAGGACACCGAGCTGATGGTCGCCACCCTGCGCGACTATGCCCCCGGCTCCGTCGAGGGATACCGCCGCTTCCAGCGTTACGCCGGCCGGCTGCACGACATCTCGGAACGCTACTTCTTCTGGAAGCCGATCGGCTCCATCGCCGACATGTTCCGCCTGCGCGACAGCTTCACCGCGGGGTCGCTCGGCGACGTCCTGGCGCTGCGCCCAGGCGCGACGGTCGCGGGGACCATCCGATTCCACGTACCCGACGCGCGGGTCGCGCAGATGCTCGACCACTACGTGCAGTACATCGGCTCGTCGCCGTACAACGCGCCGGCGGTTTTGTGCGGGATCGCGAGCATGCAGTCCAAGGAAGGGATCTGGTACCCGCGAGGCGGGACCGGCGCCGTCCCCCGCGCCCTCGAGCACCTCGGCCGCGAGCTGGGCGTCGACTACCGCACCGGGACCGGGGTGAGGCGCATCGTCGTGGAGTCGGGCGCCGTCGTCGCGATCGAGACCGACGCCGGCGAGCGCGTCGCGGTCGACGCGGTCGTCTCCAACATGGACGCCGTCCGCACGCACCGCGAGCTGCTCGAACGGGGCGAAGGGGCGCCGTTCCTCGGCCGCCGCCGCTACGAACCGGCGTGCTCGGGGGTCGTCCTCTACCTCGGGCTGAGCCGGCGCTACGACCACCTGGCCCACCACAACTTCGTCTTCTCGCGCGACCCCGAGGAGGAGTTCGACGCGATCTACCGGAAGGGGGAGCCCGCCCCCGACCCGACGGCCTACGTCGCCGCGACGACGTTCTCCGAGCCGGGAACGGCACCCCCGGGGGGCGAGGCACTCTACGTCCTCGTGCACACCCCCTACCTGCGCGACCGGCACGACTGGTCGCGGATGTTCCCCGAGTACCGCCGAACGATCCTCCGCAAGCTCGAGCGAACGATGGGGCTCGAGGGTCTCGAGCGACGCATCGTGATCGAGCGGCATCTCACCCCCGCCGACATCCACCGCCGCTACCGCGTACTGAACGGCGCGATCTACGGCCTCGCGAGCCACGGCCGTTTCCTCGGCGCGTTCAAGCCCTCCAACCGCAGTGCCGACGTGCGCGGGCTGTACCTCGCGGGGGGCGCGGCGCACCCGGGGCCGGGGATGCCCATGGTGCTCATGTCCGGGTGGATCGCCGCCGACGCCCTCGACCACGACGGCGAGGCGGTGGCGTGA
- a CDS encoding aldehyde dehydrogenase family protein codes for MEALIAARAAQAGWNALSPDARVATLGRARVLLAGRLEALERALGRPDPVESLTAEILPLLAAIRFLEREAPRALAPRRLGSHGRPAWLPGVDAEIRREPVGVVLVIAPANYPLFLPGVHALQALAAGNAVLVKPAPGRSAAMRILAECLAQSGLDPALVAVLPEDPGSAHAAIDGGVDKVVLTGSSATGTSVLAALAPRAVPSVMELSGDDPVFVLDSADVALAESAIRFGLALNRGETCIAPRRVFVARRHEAALRDLPVPVVPFDGVETALAEAARSPCALGASIFGEEREARALAARVRAGYVAINDVIVTSADPRLPFGGRGASGFGTTRGIEGLLELTAVKAITTSRGPRRHLEARRPGDAALFRAWIAAGHGPGLATRMRGFLEFIRLAIARGR; via the coding sequence GTGGAGGCGCTCATCGCGGCGCGCGCGGCCCAGGCGGGGTGGAACGCGCTGTCCCCCGACGCCCGCGTCGCGACCCTCGGGCGGGCTCGCGTCTTGCTCGCCGGCCGACTCGAGGCCCTGGAGCGCGCCCTGGGCCGTCCCGATCCCGTCGAGAGCCTGACCGCCGAGATCCTCCCGCTGCTCGCCGCGATCCGCTTCCTCGAGCGCGAGGCACCGCGCGCCCTGGCGCCCCGGCGCCTCGGGAGCCACGGCCGTCCCGCGTGGCTTCCCGGCGTGGACGCCGAGATCCGGCGCGAGCCCGTCGGCGTCGTGCTCGTCATCGCCCCGGCGAACTACCCGCTGTTCCTCCCCGGGGTCCACGCGCTTCAGGCCCTCGCCGCCGGGAACGCGGTGCTCGTGAAGCCGGCGCCGGGGAGGTCGGCCGCGATGCGAATCCTGGCGGAGTGCCTCGCGCAGTCCGGACTCGACCCCGCCCTCGTCGCCGTCCTCCCCGAGGACCCGGGTTCGGCGCATGCGGCGATCGACGGCGGCGTCGACAAGGTCGTGCTGACGGGTTCCTCCGCGACCGGGACTTCGGTCCTCGCCGCCCTCGCGCCGCGCGCGGTCCCCTCGGTGATGGAGCTCTCCGGCGACGACCCCGTCTTCGTCCTCGACAGCGCCGACGTCGCGCTGGCGGAGAGCGCGATCCGGTTCGGCCTCGCCCTGAACCGCGGGGAGACGTGCATCGCGCCGCGACGGGTCTTCGTCGCGCGCCGGCACGAAGCGGCGTTGCGCGACCTGCCGGTGCCGGTGGTGCCGTTCGACGGCGTCGAGACGGCACTGGCCGAAGCCGCGCGGTCGCCCTGCGCCCTGGGCGCCTCGATCTTCGGCGAGGAGAGGGAGGCCCGGGCGCTGGCCGCGCGGGTACGCGCGGGCTACGTGGCGATCAACGACGTCATCGTGACCAGCGCCGACCCGCGTCTGCCGTTCGGCGGCCGGGGGGCGAGCGGGTTCGGCACGACCCGAGGGATCGAGGGGCTGCTCGAGCTGACGGCGGTGAAGGCGATCACGACGAGTCGCGGGCCGCGGCGGCACCTCGAGGCGAGGCGCCCCGGGGACGCGGCGTTGTTCCGCGCCTGGATCGCGGCGGGGCACGGCCCCGGGCTCGCGACACGGATGCGGGGATTCCTCGAGTTCATTCGGCTCGCGATCGCGCGCGGGCGCTGA
- the crtI gene encoding phytoene desaturase family protein, protein MSRRVIIVGAGPGGLASALLLARAGVDVTIVERAGRVGGRTSSIETDGFRFDVGPTFFLYPRVLEEIFASAGRDLRREVELVRLDPQYRLVFGAGGSIDATPNVAEMERQIAAISPSDAANFRRFLDDNRVKLEKFRPCLENPYLSVADLLTPRMVAVLPYLRPHKSLDADLRSFFKDDRIRIGFSFQSKYLGMSPFNCPSLFSILSFLEYEYGVFHPIGGCSAITETMARIARELGVEIRLNEPVGKILFEGRRAVGVKTAEGEIRGDAVVVNADFARAMHRMVPEELRPRWTDAKLETRRFSCSTFMLYLGIEGRYDLPHHNIFIAEDYRRNLDEIENRHVLSADPSLYVQNACVTDPSLAPSGHSTLYVLAPVTHRHANVDWERERAGFRARVLRQMAQLGFTDVEKRIRVERVTTPDDWDRHGEIHLGATFNLAHNLGQMLHLRPRNRFEDVDGMYLVGGGTHPGSGLPVIFESSRITSRLVLEDFGLSGRWDAIAVPARPGLAPAV, encoded by the coding sequence ATGAGTCGTCGGGTGATCATCGTCGGCGCCGGTCCCGGAGGGCTCGCTTCCGCGCTTCTCCTCGCCCGCGCCGGTGTGGACGTCACGATCGTCGAGCGCGCGGGGCGCGTGGGCGGCCGCACCTCCTCGATCGAGACGGACGGCTTCCGCTTCGACGTCGGTCCGACCTTCTTCCTCTATCCCAGGGTGCTCGAGGAGATCTTCGCCTCCGCGGGGCGCGACCTCAGGCGCGAGGTGGAGCTCGTCCGCCTCGACCCGCAGTACCGCCTCGTCTTCGGCGCCGGGGGATCGATCGACGCGACCCCGAACGTCGCCGAGATGGAGCGTCAGATCGCCGCGATCTCGCCCTCCGACGCCGCGAACTTCCGCCGCTTCCTGGACGACAACCGGGTGAAGCTCGAGAAGTTCCGGCCCTGCCTCGAGAACCCCTACCTGAGCGTGGCGGACCTTCTGACTCCGCGGATGGTCGCGGTCCTTCCGTACCTGCGGCCGCACAAGAGCCTCGACGCGGACCTCCGCTCCTTCTTCAAGGACGACCGGATCCGCATCGGGTTCTCGTTCCAGTCGAAGTACCTGGGGATGTCCCCCTTCAACTGCCCCAGCCTCTTCTCGATCCTCTCGTTCCTCGAGTACGAATACGGCGTCTTCCACCCGATCGGCGGATGCAGCGCGATCACGGAGACGATGGCGCGGATCGCGCGCGAGCTCGGGGTCGAGATCCGGCTGAACGAGCCGGTCGGAAAGATCCTCTTCGAGGGACGGCGGGCCGTGGGGGTCAAGACCGCGGAGGGGGAGATCCGGGGCGACGCGGTCGTCGTCAACGCCGACTTCGCGCGGGCGATGCACCGCATGGTCCCCGAGGAGCTCCGTCCACGGTGGACGGACGCCAAGCTCGAGACCAGGCGGTTCTCGTGCTCGACGTTCATGCTCTACCTCGGGATCGAGGGGAGATACGACCTCCCCCATCACAACATCTTCATCGCCGAGGACTACCGGCGGAACCTCGACGAGATCGAGAACCGGCACGTCCTCTCGGCGGACCCGTCGCTCTACGTGCAGAACGCGTGCGTGACCGACCCGTCCCTCGCCCCGTCGGGGCACAGCACCCTCTACGTGCTGGCGCCGGTCACGCACCGGCACGCGAACGTCGACTGGGAGCGCGAGCGGGCGGGGTTCCGCGCGCGGGTGCTGCGGCAGATGGCGCAGCTCGGCTTCACCGACGTCGAGAAGCGGATCCGCGTCGAGCGCGTCACGACCCCCGACGACTGGGACCGCCACGGGGAGATCCACCTCGGCGCGACGTTCAACCTGGCGCACAACCTCGGGCAGATGCTCCACCTCCGGCCGCGCAACCGCTTCGAGGACGTCGACGGGATGTACCTCGTCGGCGGCGGCACGCATCCCGGAAGCGGCCTCCCCGTGATCTTCGAGTCGTCGCGGATCACCTCGCGACTGGTCCTCGAGGATTTCGGGTTGTCGGGGCGGTGGGACGCGATCGCGGTCCCCGCCCGGCCGGGCCTCGCCCCCGCCGTCTAG
- a CDS encoding histone deacetylase, protein MKAFYADTFVLPLPPGHKFPMAKYTLLRERLIQERVLEPSQLHLPRAATDEELGRAHDPEYVRRAREGLLTDSEMRRIGFPWSPGMIERSRRSAGGTIEAARAALEDGVGVNLAGGTHHAFRDRGEGFCVFNDAAVAARAMQAEGRARRVVVIDTDVHQGNGTAAIFRGDPTVFTFSIHGAKNFPYRKEQSDLDVALPDGTGDDAYLEALDRGLGEAIGRANADLAIFLSGADPHEGDRFGRLKLTKAGLRERDRRVFAAVRAAGLPVAVAMGGGYGRDVHDTVDVHVGTVREARG, encoded by the coding sequence ATGAAGGCGTTCTACGCGGACACCTTCGTCCTCCCGCTCCCCCCGGGACACAAGTTCCCGATGGCGAAGTACACCCTCCTTCGCGAGCGCCTGATCCAGGAACGGGTCCTCGAGCCCAGCCAGCTGCACCTCCCTCGCGCCGCGACCGACGAGGAGCTGGGGCGCGCCCACGACCCCGAGTACGTCCGTCGCGCGAGGGAGGGGCTGCTCACCGATTCCGAGATGCGCCGGATCGGCTTCCCGTGGTCGCCGGGAATGATCGAGCGATCGCGCCGTTCGGCGGGGGGGACGATCGAGGCCGCGCGCGCCGCGCTCGAGGACGGTGTCGGCGTCAACCTCGCGGGAGGCACGCACCACGCCTTCCGCGACCGCGGCGAGGGGTTCTGCGTCTTCAACGACGCGGCCGTCGCCGCCCGGGCGATGCAGGCGGAAGGACGCGCCCGTCGCGTCGTGGTGATCGACACCGACGTCCACCAGGGGAACGGCACGGCGGCGATCTTCCGCGGCGACCCGACGGTCTTCACCTTCTCGATCCACGGGGCGAAGAACTTCCCGTACCGGAAGGAGCAGAGCGACCTCGACGTCGCCCTTCCCGACGGCACTGGCGACGACGCCTACCTCGAGGCGCTCGACCGCGGGCTCGGCGAGGCGATCGGGCGGGCGAATGCGGACCTCGCCATCTTCCTGTCCGGGGCCGATCCCCACGAGGGGGACCGGTTCGGGCGCCTCAAGCTCACGAAGGCGGGACTGCGGGAACGCGACCGCCGCGTCTTCGCCGCCGTGCGCGCGGCGGGGCTGCCGGTCGCCGTCGCGATGGGGGGCGGGTACGGCCGCGACGTGCACGACACGGTGGACGTGCACGTGGGGACGGTCAGGGAGGCGCGGGGTTAG
- a CDS encoding BrnA antitoxin family protein yields the protein MKKHYDFSKGRRGPVIAATTGKTRITIRIDDDVLDWFREEVHRAGGGSYQTAINEALRAHMDTKERDLEDTVRRVLREELPKYVVERRRRS from the coding sequence ATGAAGAAGCACTACGACTTCTCCAAGGGCCGCCGCGGCCCGGTGATCGCGGCGACGACGGGCAAGACCCGGATCACGATCCGGATCGACGACGACGTGCTCGACTGGTTCCGCGAAGAGGTTCATCGGGCCGGGGGCGGGAGCTACCAGACCGCGATCAATGAAGCGCTTCGGGCTCACATGGATACGAAAGAACGGGATCTCGAGGACACGGTCCGGAGGGTCCTGAGAGAGGAACTCCCCAAGTACGTGGTGGAGCGGAGGAGGCGGAGCTAA